The following coding sequences lie in one bacterium genomic window:
- a CDS encoding ATP-dependent Clp protease ATP-binding subunit: MKILRHEKRNEQLSRFTAHMNKMVVGQPQAIDKMSDSFSRLIAGEHDPERPLLTMMFMGPTGVGKTETVRALSETVFGNRRAFTRINCQEYSAHYNISKLLGSPPGYVGGEIRPLLSQENIDRHHRKALEAQTGMISEADGKLGRLFPPESERYLSIILFDEIEKAHPKLWNLLLGILEDGTVVLGNNEEVDFRQSIVVLTSNVGSEAMGAHLSQNGIGFSTGVSEAKLDRDVEEAAMRAAKKVFPFEFLNRFDEIITYHTLKEQHLYAILDILIAQVHHRSLLCAEPFLLEITQEAKRWLVETGTDVQYGARPLKRVVEKEIVTPISHFICSEQIRRGDLITVDRSEGGELVFRKETGVTSWEELESLGPFPQSAWAREDLGVKDDGGEKKEIVEKITRVVANAGAMSGRED; encoded by the coding sequence GTGAAGATCCTCCGCCACGAGAAGCGCAACGAGCAGCTTTCCCGCTTCACCGCGCACATGAACAAGATGGTCGTGGGGCAACCGCAGGCCATCGACAAGATGTCCGACAGCTTCAGCCGCCTGATTGCCGGTGAGCATGATCCGGAGCGGCCGCTGCTGACGATGATGTTCATGGGGCCCACGGGCGTCGGCAAGACCGAAACCGTGCGCGCGCTGTCGGAAACCGTCTTCGGCAATCGCCGGGCCTTCACCCGGATCAATTGCCAGGAATACTCGGCGCACTACAACATCTCCAAGCTGCTCGGTTCGCCTCCCGGCTACGTCGGCGGCGAGATCCGGCCGCTTCTCTCGCAGGAGAACATCGACCGGCACCACCGCAAGGCGCTGGAGGCCCAGACGGGCATGATCAGCGAGGCGGACGGCAAGCTCGGTCGCCTGTTCCCGCCCGAGAGCGAGCGCTACCTGTCGATCATCCTCTTCGACGAGATCGAGAAGGCCCATCCCAAGCTGTGGAACCTGCTGCTGGGGATCCTCGAGGACGGCACCGTGGTGCTGGGCAACAACGAGGAAGTGGATTTCCGGCAGTCGATCGTCGTGCTGACCTCGAACGTCGGCAGCGAGGCGATGGGGGCGCACCTGTCCCAGAACGGCATCGGCTTCTCGACCGGCGTCAGCGAAGCCAAGCTGGACCGCGACGTGGAGGAAGCCGCCATGCGGGCGGCAAAGAAGGTCTTCCCGTTCGAGTTCCTGAACCGCTTCGACGAGATCATCACCTACCACACGCTCAAGGAGCAGCACCTCTACGCGATCCTCGACATCCTGATCGCGCAGGTTCACCACCGCTCGCTGCTCTGCGCCGAGCCGTTCCTGCTCGAGATCACGCAGGAGGCCAAGCGCTGGCTGGTGGAGACCGGCACCGACGTCCAGTACGGCGCCCGGCCGCTCAAGCGCGTGGTCGAGAAGGAAATCGTCACGCCGATCAGCCATTTCATCTGCAGCGAGCAGATCCGGCGCGGCGACCTGATCACCGTCGACCGCAGCGAGGGCGGCGAACTCGTCTTCCGCAAGGAGACGGGGGTCACCAGCTGGGAGGAACTCGAGAGCCTCGGGCCCTTCCCGCAGTCGGCCTGGGCGCGCGAGGATCTGGGCGTCAAGGACGACGGCGGCGAGAAGAAGGAGATCGTCGAGAAGATCACGCGGGTGGTCGCCAATGCCGGAGCCATGTCCGGCCGGGAGGATTGA
- a CDS encoding bifunctional metallophosphatase/5'-nucleotidase, translated as MMRNLRLLRIPAAVAALGAAAFAAAALVATPAATGADDGLLRLNLLWTNDVHGHIAPEPAKFMNPDFPPPLGGGASAARYIREVTAKAKAAGEEVLLVDVGDMFQGTPIGNKTKGAAVIEYMNAIGYDFAVPGNHDFDLGRENTEQMAKQSKFPCLAVNLVEESTGKLVDWVQPTLMIEMGGIRIGVIGIITPGTAHMSFPKNIEGLQFLEMAPTVERYRDQLKAQGADLIFLAIHEGLPYDPVQGWNNLVAAQEEADHEQEGAYGSNYSRGGMNLMELVNVVEGVDFAVGGHTHRGYREPWIDPQTHTMCFESFGNGSSIGHVVLLIDRATRNLVGYEGAHADGTLVTLFEDEIWPDPEIAEVIRPHHEAAEADMGKVIGATSASLGRGGPGASLVANLVTDAMRERFDGDLSVQNAGGLRADIQAGDLTTRDIFAVLPFGNELQIVTMDGRMIRRLIESRVAGRSGGILLSGARVAIDPTRPDWDRVVELEIGGQPWDPDAEYDVVITDFLMEGNSGLDFLTTIPADKITPTGVTQAEAVEQYIERHSPVRPRIDDRWVEKPGQAQAPYLAKPWLQDS; from the coding sequence ATGATGAGGAACCTGCGCCTCTTGCGGATCCCGGCTGCGGTTGCGGCGCTCGGTGCCGCTGCCTTTGCGGCCGCGGCTCTCGTGGCGACCCCGGCGGCGACCGGCGCCGACGACGGCCTGCTGCGGCTGAACCTGCTGTGGACCAACGACGTGCACGGCCACATCGCGCCGGAGCCCGCGAAGTTCATGAATCCCGACTTTCCGCCGCCGCTGGGCGGCGGCGCCTCGGCGGCGCGCTATATCCGCGAAGTGACGGCGAAGGCAAAGGCGGCGGGCGAGGAAGTGCTGCTGGTCGACGTCGGCGACATGTTCCAGGGAACGCCCATCGGCAACAAGACGAAGGGCGCGGCGGTCATCGAGTACATGAACGCCATCGGCTATGACTTCGCGGTGCCCGGTAACCACGACTTCGACCTGGGACGCGAGAACACCGAGCAGATGGCGAAGCAGTCGAAGTTCCCCTGTCTCGCGGTGAACCTGGTCGAGGAATCGACCGGTAAACTGGTGGACTGGGTGCAGCCAACGTTGATGATCGAGATGGGCGGCATCCGCATCGGCGTGATCGGCATCATCACGCCGGGAACCGCGCACATGTCGTTCCCCAAGAACATCGAGGGCCTGCAGTTCCTGGAGATGGCGCCCACGGTGGAGCGCTATCGCGACCAGTTGAAGGCCCAGGGCGCCGACCTGATCTTCCTGGCGATCCACGAAGGGCTGCCCTACGACCCGGTGCAGGGCTGGAACAACCTCGTTGCCGCCCAGGAAGAGGCCGACCACGAGCAGGAGGGCGCCTACGGCTCCAACTACTCGCGCGGCGGCATGAACCTCATGGAACTGGTGAACGTCGTCGAGGGTGTCGACTTCGCCGTGGGCGGCCACACGCACCGCGGCTATCGCGAGCCCTGGATCGATCCGCAGACCCACACGATGTGCTTCGAGAGCTTCGGCAACGGCAGCAGCATCGGGCATGTCGTCCTGCTGATCGACCGGGCCACGCGGAACCTGGTGGGCTACGAGGGTGCGCACGCCGACGGCACGCTCGTGACCCTTTTCGAGGACGAGATCTGGCCGGACCCCGAGATCGCCGAAGTCATCCGCCCCCATCACGAAGCGGCGGAAGCGGACATGGGCAAGGTCATCGGCGCGACTTCGGCCTCGCTCGGCCGCGGCGGCCCCGGTGCGAGCCTCGTCGCCAACCTGGTCACCGACGCCATGCGCGAGCGCTTCGACGGCGACCTGTCCGTACAGAACGCCGGCGGCCTTCGCGCCGACATCCAGGCGGGCGACCTGACCACGCGTGACATCTTCGCCGTGCTGCCCTTCGGCAACGAGCTGCAGATCGTGACGATGGACGGGCGCATGATCCGGCGCCTGATCGAGTCGCGCGTGGCGGGCCGCAGCGGCGGCATCCTGCTCTCGGGTGCCCGCGTCGCCATCGACCCCACGCGCCCCGACTGGGACCGCGTGGTCGAGCTCGAGATCGGCGGCCAGCCCTGGGACCCGGATGCCGAGTATGACGTGGTCATCACCGACTTCCTCATGGAAGGCAACAGCGGGCTCGACTTCCTGACGACGATCCCGGCCGACAAGATCACGCCGACGGGCGTGACGCAGGCCGAGGCCGTCGAGCAGTACATCGAGAGGCACAGCCCGGTCCGGCCGCGCATTGACGACCGCTGGGTCGAGAAGCCCGGGCAGGCCCAGGCGCCGTACCTGGCGAAGCCGTGGCTGCAGGATTCCTGA
- a CDS encoding helix-hairpin-helix domain-containing protein: MTTQLNRAAPRRRAVSALALALVLAGALTAAGGLGSARAAPASVDLNSASLEEIMALPVPAEIARRIHDRRVYERFYANVFELMEIDGMTAELLEQLKPLVSTMPPPVLDASIARLSASFMQVQNFLGEEGASEGLADEYLDRLRNPEDINDLDLYDLMSYQNISPVDAAAIVRARAQLGRIEDERQLRGVDGLRYFSFRGLRDFVVYDPAQASPTELTGFYQTRFWETPFSDTDDELGNFATGRPRGRYTVDKVPVGRLPPEVARHGQFPGGVRPGPGHGQHRLPEVPQDGLRLRYAAARRLRRPLAQLRVFAERRGGRGLLGPGAAVPLRRRRREGRHPERRRHHQPLCGDATAARLRLAGGPHGGRRAHRTEEGRLPGGHAGRQPQGDARPGDLRGPERLRGPLRPRLPRRRDDAGDRYQPARGPRLRDLERLHQRLHRRERRGADLQVPPRPGRRGAGDLRQRGAAGRIRLPAGPAQRPVPPRQSGRLDRERVQPVGQPAPAGHLARLRHRLRQSLRPRVQQRQPLRDDAAGLAVPPERRPLHLAGDGHAAAQG; the protein is encoded by the coding sequence ATGACCACCCAGCTGAACCGCGCGGCTCCGCGCAGGCGCGCCGTGTCGGCCCTGGCGCTGGCCCTCGTGCTGGCCGGTGCGCTGACTGCCGCCGGTGGCCTGGGCTCAGCCCGGGCGGCACCCGCGTCGGTGGACCTGAACAGCGCCTCCCTCGAGGAAATCATGGCGCTGCCGGTGCCCGCCGAGATTGCCCGTCGGATCCATGACCGCCGCGTCTACGAGCGATTCTACGCCAACGTCTTCGAGCTGATGGAAATCGACGGGATGACTGCCGAGCTGCTCGAGCAGCTCAAGCCGCTGGTGTCGACGATGCCGCCGCCGGTCCTTGATGCGTCCATCGCCCGCCTGTCCGCCTCCTTCATGCAGGTCCAGAATTTCCTGGGCGAGGAAGGCGCAAGCGAAGGCCTGGCCGACGAGTACCTGGATCGCCTGCGGAATCCCGAGGACATCAACGACCTCGACCTGTACGACCTCATGTCGTACCAGAACATCTCGCCGGTCGATGCGGCGGCCATCGTGCGCGCGCGCGCCCAGCTGGGGCGCATCGAGGACGAGCGGCAGCTGCGGGGCGTCGACGGCCTGCGCTACTTCTCGTTCCGCGGGCTGCGCGATTTCGTCGTCTACGACCCGGCGCAGGCTTCACCCACGGAACTGACCGGTTTCTACCAGACCCGGTTCTGGGAGACGCCGTTCTCGGATACCGACGACGAGCTGGGCAACTTCGCCACGGGCCGGCCGCGCGGCCGCTACACCGTGGACAAGGTCCCGGTCGGGCGACTTCCGCCTGAAGTCGCTCGTCATGGGCAATTTCCGGGTGGCGTACGGCCTGGGCCTGGTCATGGACAACACCGACTACCTGAAGTACCGCAAGACGGGCTTCGCCTTCGATACGCGGCCGCTCGGCGTCTTCGGCGACCTCTCGCGCAGCTACGAGTATTCGCTGAACGGCGTGGCGGCCGAGGGCTCCTGGGGCCCGGTGCAGCTGTCCCTCTTCGCCGCCGGCGGCGAGAAGGACGGCATCCTGAACGCCGACGGCACCATCAACCGCTATGTGGTGATGCAACCGCGGCCCGACTCCGACTGGCTGGAGGACCGCACGGTGGCCGGCGTGCCCACCGGACTGAGGAGGGGCGCCTTCCAGGAGGACATGCTGGGCGGCAACCTCAAGGTGATGCTCGCCCCGGGGACCTTCGTGGGCCTGAGCGGCTACGAGGCCCGCTACGACCGCGGCTTCCGCGCCGACGAGACGACGCTGGTGACCGATACCAGCCTGCTCGAGGCCCGCGACTCCGAGATCTGGAACGGCTACACCAGCGTCTACACCGACGAGAACGGCGAGGTGCAGACCTCCAAGTTCCGCCGCGTCCTGGGCGCCGAGGCGCAGGCGACCTACGCCAACGTGGCGCTGCAGGGCGAATACGCCTTCCTGCAGGACCCGCGCAACGACCTGTTCCACCACGACAATCCGGACGCCTGGATCGTGAACGCGTACAGCCAGTGGGACAACCTGCACCTGCTGGCCATCTGGCGCGACTACGACATCGGCTTCGACAATCCCTACGCCCGCGCGTTCAGCAACGACAGCCGCTACGAGATGACGCTGCTGGACTCGCCGTTCCGCCTGAACGACGACCTCTACACCTGGCTGGAGACGGGCACGCCGCAGCCCAAGGCTGA
- a CDS encoding lamin tail domain-containing protein encodes MPSHCRNSSRLWRWLPVALLLVLPVVADQASAAPAAVADHVVISEIMALANTATNRPLCSEYVEIHNPTASAVDLGQYYLTDAMFTTNNQAYWHIAEADPSATTAGGGTFSDFHAKFPVGYSIAAGDTVVISIEGSNKYQAAYGRLPDFELYEDNAAPDGVPELVEVFPGSVSAGVLAGGSNTPTLTDTSESLVLYRWDGSSDLVQDVDYARWGTSTSVIVNKTGVTVGASTYLPDSATQQTMTATSAFGTAYMRASADEGTEATTGGNGLTGHNETSENFTATFAALAQDPALAPGVPHAAAPIITAHAQTPATPVDGEAVTVSVTALSPTAVTTVTFRYTVDGGAPSTLNGNAAGADTWSAVIPAQALGAVVRWYAEVVNSAGAMATYPTAAPRFTTSWTVIAPPPPTITGFAVAPAAPYADLPATISVTATSISALTGAVFHYSVDGGAFAQLAGTAQGGGVYSATVPGQDADAVVTWYAVVTNAAALSAASPADAPASTHTWTVGAAPDPKLLLTEVCTIGSDQEFVEIWNPSTQNVDLSDYYLSDAIYFPNNTGYWNLGGAALNADTIGGGAFTDFTARFPEGFTIAAGDTIVVSMAGSTKFTNSFAFAPDIELYEDDAFPDAVPDMRSVFPTGNSIINSDSVPSLTNTGEPVILFKWTEGTALVVDVDIFVYGAGGSYQFTKTGKTVAGSTYAPDTAVGSQQLYVAAAAFGDSYTRIDASEGSQVLTGSNGVGGRDELSEPWSTTWALQPASPARPGSGGGGGEIGMIALVVPAQTFLPSQGETFPVKITSRPRSETRVRLFDREGRLVRTLFDSRANGTPSTVAGAYTTIAWNGLDETLQRVPSGLYMVHLSVVDKVTGVEETRTAPVVVTTRLSR; translated from the coding sequence ATGCCGAGTCATTGCAGGAATTCGTCGCGGCTGTGGCGGTGGCTTCCGGTGGCGCTGCTGCTGGTGCTGCCCGTGGTCGCCGATCAGGCGTCCGCGGCGCCCGCCGCCGTGGCGGACCATGTGGTCATCTCCGAGATCATGGCGCTGGCCAACACCGCCACGAACCGTCCGCTGTGCAGCGAGTACGTGGAGATCCACAATCCGACTGCCTCCGCGGTCGATCTCGGCCAGTACTACCTGACCGACGCCATGTTCACGACGAACAACCAGGCCTACTGGCACATCGCCGAGGCCGATCCTTCGGCCACGACGGCCGGCGGCGGGACATTCAGCGATTTCCACGCTAAGTTCCCGGTCGGCTACTCGATCGCCGCCGGCGACACGGTCGTGATCTCCATCGAGGGCAGCAACAAGTACCAGGCGGCCTACGGTCGCCTGCCCGACTTCGAACTCTACGAGGACAACGCGGCACCCGATGGCGTGCCCGAACTCGTGGAAGTGTTCCCCGGCTCGGTTTCCGCCGGTGTCCTGGCGGGCGGCAGCAACACGCCGACGCTGACCGACACGTCGGAGAGCCTGGTCCTGTACCGCTGGGACGGCAGCTCGGACCTGGTTCAGGACGTGGACTACGCGCGTTGGGGCACCTCGACCTCGGTCATCGTCAACAAGACGGGCGTCACGGTGGGGGCCTCGACCTACCTGCCCGATTCGGCGACGCAGCAGACCATGACCGCCACCTCGGCCTTCGGTACGGCCTACATGCGGGCCAGCGCGGACGAGGGGACCGAGGCCACTACGGGCGGCAACGGCCTGACCGGCCACAACGAGACCAGCGAGAACTTCACGGCGACCTTTGCCGCGCTCGCCCAGGACCCGGCGCTCGCGCCGGGCGTCCCGCACGCGGCGGCGCCGATCATCACCGCGCACGCGCAGACGCCGGCGACACCGGTGGATGGCGAGGCGGTCACGGTGTCGGTCACGGCGCTGTCGCCGACGGCCGTCACCACGGTGACGTTCCGCTACACCGTCGACGGCGGTGCGCCCAGTACGCTCAATGGCAATGCCGCCGGAGCCGACACCTGGTCGGCCGTCATCCCGGCCCAGGCCCTGGGCGCGGTGGTCCGCTGGTATGCGGAAGTGGTCAACAGCGCCGGCGCCATGGCCACGTACCCGACGGCCGCCCCGCGCTTCACGACCTCCTGGACGGTGATTGCGCCGCCGCCGCCGACCATCACCGGCTTCGCGGTGGCCCCCGCCGCTCCCTATGCCGACCTGCCGGCCACGATCTCTGTGACCGCGACCTCGATCAGCGCGCTGACCGGCGCCGTGTTCCACTACAGCGTGGACGGCGGCGCCTTTGCGCAACTGGCCGGCACGGCGCAGGGTGGCGGCGTCTATTCCGCCACGGTGCCGGGCCAGGACGCCGATGCCGTCGTGACCTGGTACGCCGTCGTCACCAACGCGGCGGCCCTCAGTGCCGCGAGTCCCGCCGACGCGCCCGCGTCGACGCACACCTGGACGGTGGGCGCCGCGCCGGATCCGAAGCTGCTGCTGACCGAGGTCTGCACGATCGGTTCCGACCAGGAGTTCGTCGAGATCTGGAACCCGAGCACGCAGAACGTCGATCTCAGCGACTACTATCTGTCGGATGCGATCTACTTCCCGAACAACACAGGCTACTGGAACCTGGGCGGCGCTGCGCTCAACGCCGACACCATCGGCGGCGGGGCCTTCACCGATTTCACGGCGCGGTTCCCCGAAGGCTTCACCATCGCGGCCGGCGACACCATTGTCGTCTCGATGGCCGGGAGCACGAAGTTCACCAACTCGTTCGCGTTTGCGCCGGACATCGAGTTGTACGAGGACGACGCCTTCCCGGACGCCGTCCCCGACATGCGTTCGGTCTTCCCGACCGGCAACAGCATCATCAATTCGGACTCGGTACCGAGCCTCACCAACACCGGTGAGCCGGTGATCCTCTTCAAGTGGACCGAGGGCACTGCCCTCGTCGTCGACGTTGACATCTTCGTCTACGGCGCCGGCGGCAGCTATCAGTTCACCAAGACGGGCAAGACCGTGGCAGGATCCACGTATGCCCCGGACACGGCCGTGGGCAGCCAGCAGTTGTACGTGGCGGCGGCGGCGTTCGGCGATTCCTACACGCGTATCGATGCCTCGGAAGGTTCCCAGGTCCTGACCGGCAGCAACGGTGTCGGCGGGCGCGACGAGTTGAGCGAGCCCTGGAGCACGACCTGGGCCCTGCAGCCGGCCAGCCCCGCACGGCCGGGTTCGGGCGGTGGCGGCGGCGAGATCGGCATGATCGCGCTGGTCGTGCCGGCACAGACTTTCCTGCCTTCGCAGGGCGAGACGTTCCCGGTAAAGATCACCAGTCGCCCGCGCAGCGAAACGCGCGTGCGCCTGTTCGACCGCGAAGGACGCCTGGTGCGTACGCTGTTTGACAGCCGCGCCAACGGGACGCCGTCAACGGTGGCGGGTGCCTACACCACGATCGCCTGGAACGGGCTCGACGAGACGCTCCAGCGGGTCCCCAGCGGCCTGTACATGGTGCACCTGTCGGTGGTCGACAAGGTCACGGGCGTCGAGGAAACCCGCACCGCGCCGGTGGTCGTCACCACGCGGCTCAGCAGATAG
- a CDS encoding PTS sugar transporter subunit IIA translates to MEAQRYHGTMNLSDYTTPDGFLPHLSCTTLEQAVTRLVDGLNPGFTADSRAELIRDVMRRETEGSTAIGGGLIIPHARSRGTRRLGVAVATLQQPLSLLSDDGRPVDVIILLVGPPGDPVAMLRLLARLARLVRRESFLDTLRAAPDAAHLREAFHGATVQATD, encoded by the coding sequence GTGGAGGCGCAACGTTACCATGGCACCATGAACCTGAGCGACTATACAACACCGGACGGCTTCCTGCCGCACCTGAGCTGCACCACGCTGGAGCAGGCGGTCACGCGCCTGGTCGACGGACTCAACCCCGGGTTCACGGCCGATTCGCGCGCCGAGCTGATCCGCGACGTGATGCGGCGCGAAACCGAGGGCAGCACCGCCATCGGCGGCGGGCTCATCATTCCCCACGCCCGATCGCGCGGCACGCGGCGCCTGGGCGTGGCCGTTGCCACGTTGCAGCAACCTCTGTCGTTGCTCTCCGACGACGGCCGGCCTGTCGACGTCATCATTCTCCTGGTGGGGCCGCCAGGCGACCCTGTCGCCATGCTCCGCCTGCTTGCGCGGCTGGCGCGGCTCGTCCGGCGCGAGTCGTTCCTGGACACGCTGCGTGCCGCCCCGGATGCGGCCCATCTGCGTGAAGCGTTCCACGGGGCCACTGTCCAGGCTACCGACTAG
- a CDS encoding Mrp/NBP35 family ATP-binding protein, protein MNAPLTPESVMAALREVKVPGTRVDVVAINLIGEIVVTGGKVTVTVVRTSEKEETIAQVRQDVAKAVSAMPGVLSVEVPVDDRTPPKQAPRGPHGQSPDPFADRAKLPGVRKVIAVASAKGGVGKSSVAVNLALALADAGHRVGLLDADVYGPSVPTMLGLHEQPEVTQDRKIFPVMSHGLQVISMGLLLPPDQPVIWRGPLVFSAIKQFLKDVQWKDLDILVVDMPPGTGDAQLTLIQQVPLSGVVMVTTPQEVALADVRRGIRMFRETQVPVLGIVENMSWFECSGCGMRHDIFGTGGGGRVASQYGLPLLGEIPLDGAIRTGGDAGVPAARVQGSAAQAAFAKLARTVAELAVEIA, encoded by the coding sequence ATGAACGCTCCCCTGACTCCCGAATCCGTGATGGCGGCGCTGCGCGAGGTGAAGGTGCCCGGCACGCGGGTCGACGTGGTGGCGATCAACCTGATCGGCGAGATCGTCGTGACCGGCGGCAAGGTCACCGTGACCGTGGTGCGCACGAGCGAGAAGGAAGAGACCATCGCGCAGGTGCGGCAGGACGTGGCCAAGGCCGTCTCGGCCATGCCGGGCGTGCTGTCGGTGGAGGTGCCGGTCGATGATCGCACGCCGCCGAAGCAGGCCCCGCGCGGGCCGCACGGCCAGTCGCCCGATCCGTTCGCCGACCGCGCCAAGCTGCCCGGCGTGCGCAAGGTCATCGCCGTCGCGAGCGCCAAGGGCGGCGTCGGCAAGTCGTCGGTGGCGGTGAACCTGGCGCTGGCGCTGGCCGATGCCGGCCATCGCGTCGGCCTGCTCGACGCCGACGTCTACGGCCCCAGCGTGCCGACCATGCTCGGGCTTCACGAGCAGCCGGAAGTGACGCAGGACCGCAAGATCTTCCCCGTGATGTCGCACGGCCTGCAGGTCATCAGCATGGGGCTCCTGCTGCCGCCCGACCAGCCGGTGATCTGGCGCGGCCCGCTGGTGTTCTCGGCCATCAAGCAGTTCCTGAAGGATGTGCAGTGGAAGGACCTCGACATCCTCGTGGTGGACATGCCGCCCGGCACCGGTGATGCGCAGTTGACGCTGATCCAGCAGGTGCCGCTGTCGGGCGTGGTCATGGTCACGACGCCGCAGGAAGTGGCGCTGGCCGACGTGCGCCGCGGCATCCGCATGTTCCGCGAGACGCAGGTGCCGGTGCTCGGCATCGTCGAGAACATGAGCTGGTTCGAGTGCTCGGGCTGCGGGATGCGCCACGACATCTTCGGCACCGGCGGCGGCGGCCGCGTCGCTTCGCAGTACGGGCTGCCGCTGCTGGGCGAGATCCCGCTCGACGGAGCCATCCGCACCGGCGGTGACGCGGGCGTGCCGGCGGCGCGCGTGCAGGGCAGCGCGGCGCAGGCGGCGTTCGCGAAGCTGGCGCGGACGGTGGCTGAGCTGGCGGTCGAGATCGCCTGA
- a CDS encoding STAS domain-containing protein: MNIKQNAEGEVVVLALSGKIMGGPDHERFMGEIKTLVADGHVDVLLDMSKVTWVNSTGLGILVSGFHTLKKNGGRLKICSVSDRIDNILNVTQLKLVFDTYVTCEEALASFTD; encoded by the coding sequence TTGAACATCAAGCAGAATGCCGAAGGCGAGGTCGTGGTGCTGGCGCTGTCCGGCAAGATCATGGGCGGCCCCGACCACGAACGGTTCATGGGCGAGATCAAGACGCTGGTCGCCGACGGCCACGTCGACGTGCTCCTGGACATGAGCAAGGTCACCTGGGTGAATTCCACGGGCCTGGGCATTCTCGTCTCCGGTTTCCACACGCTGAAGAAGAACGGCGGCCGGTTGAAGATCTGCAGCGTGAGTGACCGCATCGACAACATCCTGAACGTGACCCAGCTGAAGCTGGTCTTCGATACCTACGTCACTTGTGAAGAGGCGCTCGCCTCCTTCACCGACTAG
- the amrB gene encoding AmmeMemoRadiSam system protein B, with protein MAGCLFGLLQDAPPRRLVILAPNHRTRLTRPALSGAAAYATPLGAVAVDTAAVARLAAGGALVIDDRAHRDEHAIEIQLPLAQRCWPGACPAIVPVLVPQLDEATRAAAATALAAELDAGTMLLVSTDLTHYGAAFGFAPFAGDIAAEVERLDAGALLRVLAGDGPSLLDYGRQTGITMCGLEAAALALACGLPPGFESALLGYARSGDRDGDYSRSVSYAAALIADGRATAGVGEP; from the coding sequence GTGGCCGGGTGCCTGTTCGGCCTGCTGCAGGATGCGCCCCCGCGCCGCCTGGTGATCCTGGCCCCCAACCATCGTACACGGCTGACGCGGCCCGCCCTCAGCGGCGCGGCGGCGTATGCGACACCGCTCGGTGCGGTCGCTGTCGATACGGCCGCCGTGGCCCGGCTGGCGGCCGGCGGCGCCCTGGTCATCGATGACCGCGCCCACCGCGACGAGCACGCGATCGAGATCCAGCTGCCGCTGGCGCAGCGCTGCTGGCCGGGCGCCTGCCCGGCGATCGTGCCGGTGCTGGTGCCGCAGCTCGACGAGGCGACGCGGGCCGCGGCGGCAACGGCACTCGCCGCCGAACTGGACGCTGGGACGATGCTGCTCGTCTCCACCGACCTGACGCATTACGGCGCAGCCTTCGGCTTCGCGCCGTTCGCCGGCGACATCGCCGCCGAGGTCGAGCGCCTGGATGCGGGCGCACTGCTGCGCGTCCTGGCCGGCGACGGCCCCAGCCTGCTGGATTACGGCCGCCAGACCGGCATCACGATGTGCGGCCTCGAGGCCGCCGCCCTGGCACTGGCCTGCGGGTTGCCGCCGGGATTCGAGAGTGCGCTGCTCGGCTACGCGCGCAGCGGCGACCGCGACGGCGACTATTCGCGGTCGGTGAGCTATGCCGCCGCTCTGATCGCCGACGGCCGCGCGACGGCAGGTGTCGGTGAACCGTGA
- the amrA gene encoding AmmeMemoRadiSam system protein A, which translates to MTGGGAMGGEGPGTGLTAGEREFLREVAWLAVGAAARGERAPATEALAGERGLAGSPRLNEPRGAFVTLHALGHLRGCIGVIEGRLPLLRAVADNAAAAAVGDPRFEPVTPDELSNLTLEVSALTPLRPVDGPAGIIIGRHGILLGRQGRQAVFLPQVATEQGWDLPTTLSQLCRKAGLPPDAWREGATLRVFEADVF; encoded by the coding sequence GTGACGGGTGGTGGCGCGATGGGCGGCGAAGGACCAGGCACCGGGCTGACGGCCGGCGAGCGCGAGTTCCTGCGCGAGGTGGCCTGGCTGGCGGTGGGCGCCGCTGCCCGCGGTGAGCGCGCACCGGCCACGGAGGCCCTGGCGGGCGAGCGCGGCCTCGCCGGCAGCCCGCGCCTGAACGAACCGCGCGGCGCCTTCGTCACGCTGCATGCGCTGGGACACCTGCGCGGCTGCATCGGCGTCATCGAGGGCCGGCTGCCGCTGCTGCGCGCGGTCGCCGACAACGCCGCCGCCGCCGCGGTCGGCGATCCGCGGTTCGAGCCGGTCACGCCTGATGAATTATCAAATCTCACGCTTGAGGTTTCGGCGCTGACACCGTTGCGTCCCGTGGACGGCCCGGCGGGGATCATCATCGGGCGGCACGGCATCCTGTTGGGCCGGCAGGGCCGGCAGGCCGTGTTCCTGCCCCAGGTGGCCACCGAGCAGGGCTGGGACCTGCCGACGACGCTCAGCCAACTCTGCCGCAAGGCAGGGCTGCCGCCCGACGCCTGGCGGGAGGGCGCCACGCTGCGCGTCTTCGAGGCGGACGTTTTCTAG